CAGCGCCATAATGAGCTGATTCAACTTTTTCTTTTTCTCCTGGCAATAATTCGTCTGTTTTAATATATTTTATTGGACCTGGCTCAACAATATTAAAAATAGTTGGCTCGGCAGTAATAACCTTCCTGTTGTCACTTGTGCCATAAAATCGAAAAATTAACTCTTTTTTATCTATATTAATCTCTGCTTGAAAAAGAATGTGATTACTTGTATCATTTATAAATTTCAAATCTGGCCTTGGATTATAAATAGTAGCATCTGTTCCAGCTGGCTCATAATAAGAAACTCTATATGAATGATTTTGTCTTTCAGTAATTGGAAGACCTGCATTTATCGCTGTTCTAAATGTTGTGGTAGCAATCTGACAAAGCCCTCCTCCGTACTCTGGAACAGTTCTATCTCCTTTAATAACTAGCTCTGCTAAAAACCCTGCCTCTTCATCAATATTTCCAAGTGCTTTAATTAGAGAAAACTCTTCATCTGGCAAAATCAATATTCCGTTAAGTTTGTCTGTGCCAACATTGATGTTGTGTATTCTGTTACTTGGACTTCCTGAAAAATTAGATCGCCCGTCAGCAAGCAATTCGTTAATGCCAAGGCTATTAAGATCTTCTGGCAATGGTTCTGGCTCTGTAACATCAATCTTAAGCTCTATGTTTTTATTTTTCTGAAAAATTTCTTTGATGATTATCTTGACATTATCATCAATGGGTAGGTTTATGCCAGTGGATCCCTTTTTAAATTCAGAAACTCTCATGTTTTCTATTGCCAAACGAGGAGAAACTGGATCAATGTTTATTTCTCCTGCTATTTCATCTAAATAAGATGAAATTTTGTCTTTTTTAAAAAACAAACTAATTTCATTCAAGTTATTTTTGCCTGAATCAAGCCAATCAGCCAAATCGTTTAATTTTATCTGCCATTTTTTTTCTTCAAATGTTAAAGAATACGGCGCAGAAGACAATAAATCCCTGGCATCTTCAATTATATTAGATAGTTGACCTGAATTAATATCTGCCCCATCTTCCACAAATGTAATTTCTATTTTATTATTTTTTAATAACCCTAAATTTTTAATTAAATCATCAATTGCTTTAGTATAATTTAATACTGTACCAACTTCCTCCTTTATTAATATCAATTCATTCTTATCTTTGGAATATTCTATTTTAGCATTTTTAGCTGGATTATCTAGCTCTCCAAAATTCTCTTCCAAGATATGAATTAGCTGAACTTTGTCAATCCAAAAAATTAAATCAACCTTTTTTTTCTTATTTACATCAAATGTTATTTGTTTTATTTTTTGGAAAAAATTATTATTCCGACCAACATTAAAAGCACTTTTAACAGTCGAATCAACATCAAAAGAAAGTAAAGAACGACTCAAGTCAGGATCTGTTGGCGCTATTAACTGCGATGGTATATTTATGGGGGTATCTTTTGCTTGGTCCTGAACATAAAAAGAAAAACCACCTGTTTCTATTTTATCAACCCAAACATTTAAAAGTTCACTTGCTTGATATTTGGTGAGGCCCCCTAAATTAAAATTGCCAGAACAAAATACATTTGGATAAATTCTATTGTCATAAATTTTAAAAAAAGTGAAAAAATATCCTATGATTATAATTAAAATTACAAATAAATAAAAAAATAATCTCTGCCTAGTTTTTTTCTTTGGTTGGTTGTTAAAATTAACCAAGCTAAAACTTCTTTTTCTCATACATTGTTTATAAAAACTTACTCAACTTCTATTTTGTCTTTTTCTTTTGATGTTTTTAACAAAACAATCGTTAAGATGCCATTTTTTAAATTAGCTCTTGCTTTGGCTGGCCTTATTTGATGTGGGAGAATTATTGTCCTTGAAATCTTGCCACAAGGAAGTTCTTTATAAAAATATTTTCTGTATTCATCTTCTGTTCTTGCTCTTTCATAATTAATCATGATCATCTCTGGCTCTACATTAATATCAACTTGTTTTGCCCCAATTCCCGCTAAAATAACCTTAATAATTAATTGATTATTCTGGCGGTCATCATAAAGATCAA
Above is a genomic segment from Patescibacteria group bacterium containing:
- a CDS encoding VanW family protein encodes the protein MRKRSFSLVNFNNQPKKKTRQRLFFYLFVILIIIIGYFFTFFKIYDNRIYPNVFCSGNFNLGGLTKYQASELLNVWVDKIETGGFSFYVQDQAKDTPINIPSQLIAPTDPDLSRSLLSFDVDSTVKSAFNVGRNNNFFQKIKQITFDVNKKKKVDLIFWIDKVQLIHILEENFGELDNPAKNAKIEYSKDKNELILIKEEVGTVLNYTKAIDDLIKNLGLLKNNKIEITFVEDGADINSGQLSNIIEDARDLLSSAPYSLTFEEKKWQIKLNDLADWLDSGKNNLNEISLFFKKDKISSYLDEIAGEINIDPVSPRLAIENMRVSEFKKGSTGINLPIDDNVKIIIKEIFQKNKNIELKIDVTEPEPLPEDLNSLGINELLADGRSNFSGSPSNRIHNINVGTDKLNGILILPDEEFSLIKALGNIDEEAGFLAELVIKGDRTVPEYGGGLCQIATTTFRTAINAGLPITERQNHSYRVSYYEPAGTDATIYNPRPDLKFINDTSNHILFQAEINIDKKELIFRFYGTSDNRKVITAEPTIFNIVEPGPIKYIKTDELLPGEKEKVESAHYGADAKFKNTVIFANGIKREEEWNSHYKPWEETWLIGRQVEAEQSTDSLLDEVDSN
- a CDS encoding Hsp20/alpha crystallin family protein; protein product: MAWSKILGLKNNFLEKKGEEVNVIYVEKNSVSKKISKQKKQSSSKKLKKETSKQGIRPQLAIDLYDDRQNNQLIIKVILAGIGAKQVDINVEPEMIMINYERARTEDEYRKYFYKELPCGKISRTIILPHQIRPAKARANLKNGILTIVLLKTSKEKDKIEVE